CTTCACTCGAAGCCAGCACCCGCTACCTCGCCTACGACCTCGGCCCCAAAAAAATCCGCGTCAACTGCATCAGCGCCGGCCCCATGAACACCCTTGCCGCCCGCGGCATCGCCGGCTTCATGGACATGATGAAACACTACGAAGCCCATTCCCCGCTCAAGCGCAACGTCGCACCTGACGAACTCGGCGCCACCGGCACCTTCCTCGCCAGCGACGGCGCCGCCGCCATCACCGGCCAAGTCCTCTACGTGGATTGCGGCTACGAAATCATGGGCATGTAAGTCCAACCCGCGCTCCGTCCCTTTTCTAATTCCGATGCCTTATCCAGGAACCTCAACGAGGTTCAGGCAACAAAGCCCAGCGGTTGGTTCGTCTTCGAACCTACCCTGGGTCAGCCACCAAAAAAATCCCCCCACCATATAGAGCGAAGCGAGTCGCGCCTTAAGCGCGTTACCGCCTTCCCACCCCTGCGTTCAATTACCAGCCGAAGGAATAAAAAAACCATCACGCAAAACAAAACCGCCAGCCCCTTTCGAGACTGGCGTCGCCTAATTTTATCCACCTCACCGTTTCAATACTACATCGCCACGCCCGGCAAAAAACCCAACTGCCGAAATGACTACACCCAATCTCCTTCCTCTCCTTCACGGACTAGCCGGCCTCTAAATAAATTGTTGCTCCAACCATCATGAAGCCCGACCCTTGGTCCGATAGAAAATCTCATACCAAAATGAAACAACGCATCCTCACGTTAATCGCCTTGGTGTTGTTTGATTCAATCTCAATCCACCCCGCCACCGCCCAAATCAATCGCGGCGACCGCTACTCCGGTGAAACCTGGGCCACGCGCTCCCCCGTCATCGCCGAACACGGCATGGCCGCGACCGAGCAACCGCTTGCCTCCGCCGCCGCCATCGCCATCCTGAAACAAGGCGGCAGCGCCGTGGACGCCGCCATCGCCGCCAACGCCATCATGGGCGTCATGCAACCCGTCCTCAACGGCATGGGCGGCGATCTGTTCGCGATTGTTTGGGACCCCGACACTCATCAACTCTACGGCTACAACGCCTCCGGTCCCGCCGCCCGCTCGCGCAGCCTCGAAAAAATGCGCGCCGAAGTCGCTGCCGCTTATCGCAAAGCCGGCTTGCCGCAAACAAACCACATCCCCTCTGTCGGCTCGCTGCCCGTCACCGTTCCCGGCGCGGTGGACGGGTGGTTCGCGCTCCACCAGAAATTCGGCAAGCTCCCCATGACCGATGTCCTCGCTCCTGCCATCGGCTATGCCCGCGACGGCTTTCCTGTCACCGAACTCATCGCCAAATATTGGAAAGGCGGCATGATGGCCTTCGAGCGCCGCCGCAATTTGATCGAGGAACTCGACAACGCCCGCCACACCTATCTCATCGCCGATGACCATGGCGGCCACCCGCCCGAGCAAGGCGAAATTTTCAAAAACCCCGACCTCGCCCACACGCTCACGCTCATCGCCAAAGGCGGACGCGATACCTATTACAAGGGCAAAATCGCCCACACCATGGACGCCTATTTCAAACGCATCGGCGGCGACCTCAACTATTCCGACTTCGCAAACTTCCACGGCGAATGGGTCACGCCGCAATCCGTCAACTATCACGGCTACGATGTCTATGAATTACCGCCCAACGGCCAGGGCTTTGCCGTGCTCGAGATGTTGCAGATCCTCAAACATTTCGATCTGAAAAAAATGGGCATCGGTTCCGCCGATACCTTGATCACCTTGCTCGAAGCCAAACGTCTCGCCTATGAAGACCTCGCAAAATTCTACGCCGACCCACACTTCGCCAGTGTGCCAATGAAAGGTTTGATCTCCGAAGCTTACGGTGCTGAACGCGCCAAAGAAATTAATTCCTCACAAGCCAATCCCGCCATCGGCCCCGGCAATCCACAACTCTTCAACGGCGACACCATCTACCTCACCACCGCCGATAAAAACGGCATGATGGTTTCCCTCATTCAATCGAATTATCGCGGCCTTGGCTCCGGCCTCGTCGCCGACCATCTCGGTTTTATGTTTCAGGATCGCGGCGAACTTTTTTCGCTCGATACCAATGCGGCCAATGTCTATGCGTCCGGCAAACGCCCCTTTCACACCATCATTCCCGGTTTCGTCATGAAAGACGGCCAGCCTTTCCTGAGCTTCGGCCTCATGGGCGGCGACATGCAATGCCAGGGTCACGCCCAGGTCCTGACCGACATCATTGACTTCGGCCTCAACATTCAGGAAGCGGACGACGCCGCGCGCTGGCGCCACATCGGCAACGCCGAACCGACTGGCGAAGCCTCCACCGGCATCGGAACCGTCGAAATGGAATCCGGCTTTGACCCCACCGTAAAAGCCGCCTTGCAAACGCGCGGCTACAAAGTTATGCCGGGCACTGGCGGCTTCGGCGGCTACCAGGCCATCATGTGGGATGCCCAACACCACGTCTATTGGGGCGCCTCCGAAATGCGCAAAGACGGCGAAGCCATCGGTTATTAGAGCATTCGGCTCACTCACGTTTTGGCCGTAGTCGGTGCCAAAATTATTTCCGTTCGAGACTGATGAGGCAGCGCGCGCCGAACAGACGCGGCCATTGCGAAAGAAATTCGTCAAGTTGTTGAAAAAGTTCGAGACCGCTCGCCGGATAAAGCGCGGGTTTGCTGTAGCCGCCGCTCAAAAGATAACTGAAACTGCTGAGCGCGCGCGCCTGAAGCAGATTCCAGCCGTCAAACCAGCCCGGGAATTCCTCGCGAAAAAAGAGTCGCGTGGCGTTGCCTTGCGCGGCGTAATAATCGCGCGGCCTCGGCAATTCACTGGTGAGATCAATGGATTGTTTCCACGCCACCGGTTCGTGATGCAGCAATCCGTAAACTGGGAAACTGCTCAGGCTGATATACGGTTCAAATAAAATCACACGCCCGCGCGAAGTCAGGACGCGACGCGCCTCGCGCAGAAACGCATTCGGCGCGCGCAGATGATGAAACACATCGAAGAGAACCAGATGCGAAAGCGTGCCGCTGGCAAAGGGCAAATCGTATCCATCGCACGCGAGATCGAGCCACGGGTTTGGAAATAAATCGGTGGCTATGGCTTGCGGCAAGTGCTCCTTCAGATTGCCGATGCCTGAGCCGATCTCGACGATTTGCCCAGGAATATTTTGGTCAATCAGCGGAAGGATCTGGCGATAGAAACCGGCGTAAATATTTTGCAGCAGCGGCTTCGCGTGCCACGCGCGGAGATTTTTTTGGATCTCAAGCTGGTGTTGGTCGAGCGGGATCATTTCAAAAACTTCATGCGCCGCGCCGCGAACAGCACCATCCGCAGCAGAAGCCAGCCGTGGCTCCAGCGATGAATATTCGTCGAGCCGTAGGTGCGCGCGCGATAACGGATCGGCAAAT
This sequence is a window from Verrucomicrobiia bacterium. Protein-coding genes within it:
- a CDS encoding gamma-glutamyltransferase family protein produces the protein MKQRILTLIALVLFDSISIHPATAQINRGDRYSGETWATRSPVIAEHGMAATEQPLASAAAIAILKQGGSAVDAAIAANAIMGVMQPVLNGMGGDLFAIVWDPDTHQLYGYNASGPAARSRSLEKMRAEVAAAYRKAGLPQTNHIPSVGSLPVTVPGAVDGWFALHQKFGKLPMTDVLAPAIGYARDGFPVTELIAKYWKGGMMAFERRRNLIEELDNARHTYLIADDHGGHPPEQGEIFKNPDLAHTLTLIAKGGRDTYYKGKIAHTMDAYFKRIGGDLNYSDFANFHGEWVTPQSVNYHGYDVYELPPNGQGFAVLEMLQILKHFDLKKMGIGSADTLITLLEAKRLAYEDLAKFYADPHFASVPMKGLISEAYGAERAKEINSSQANPAIGPGNPQLFNGDTIYLTTADKNGMMVSLIQSNYRGLGSGLVADHLGFMFQDRGELFSLDTNAANVYASGKRPFHTIIPGFVMKDGQPFLSFGLMGGDMQCQGHAQVLTDIIDFGLNIQEADDAARWRHIGNAEPTGEASTGIGTVEMESGFDPTVKAALQTRGYKVMPGTGGFGGYQAIMWDAQHHVYWGASEMRKDGEAIGY
- a CDS encoding class I SAM-dependent methyltransferase, giving the protein MIPLDQHQLEIQKNLRAWHAKPLLQNIYAGFYRQILPLIDQNIPGQIVEIGSGIGNLKEHLPQAIATDLFPNPWLDLACDGYDLPFASGTLSHLVLFDVFHHLRAPNAFLREARRVLTSRGRVILFEPYISLSSFPVYGLLHHEPVAWKQSIDLTSELPRPRDYYAAQGNATRLFFREEFPGWFDGWNLLQARALSSFSYLLSGGYSKPALYPASGLELFQQLDEFLSQWPRLFGARCLISLERK